CATAAGTGTATGGTTCTGTTAACATTGTTTCATAACTTTTCGCATCAGTTGGACCCAAAACCCATGCGTTATAGTCTTTATGATGGATATCATCGATGAATTTGTCATCTTTGGTGATGTATTTATAATCCATTTTCAGAGCTAAGGGATGCGTTCCAAATGCTTCACCAATCGGGTATAAACCTATAGGGGTTTTTAAATCGCCCTCTTTTTTCTCTCCAGGCAAAGCAATCCCATTTTTTCCAATAACAGCATGAAAGGATGTGCGGAACTTTGGCTTCCACAAAGCACCTTGTCGTTGGCATAAGGTCACCTTCGCGTTAACGCCCCCTAATGATTTAACCACAATAATTTGTGACGGGCGTGGCAGTATTTTTTTTACCTGTTGAGATGTGCTCAACATTTGGCAAGGAGCACTCGCCGCGATTGAAACCGTGCTGATTGACACTAAAATAGGAAAAATTACTAAGGATATCTGATACTTATAGCTCATTTACAATCACCAAAAACTGACCAACAAATTGACACATAGCTCATTTAACGGTATCCTGCAGCTCTTTTATTGTGAAGCAGAGTGTTATGAACTATAGCATGTTTAGTATGCGGCATTTAATGAAATTTATTCTTGCACCATTCTTATTCTTCAAATTTGCCTTAAGCTTTGCAATGGAAATACCCATTTATGATTTTCCCCTCACGGCATACTCTCAAAATGCTAATGACTATTTATCTCCAAATGACGAGAACTACAATAAAGCCCTATTAAACTCTGAATATCAAAATGCACAATTGAAACAGTTTTACGCGCATTATTACTCAACTGAGACTCAAGGATTGTCACCATGGAGTCAACAAATGGTAATGTCCACATTACCCTTGGTGAAAAAAATTGAATCCGAACTATTAGACGATTTTAACAATCAAACCAAAGCGAATGAAGACAAGCATTATGCTGAAAACTTCAAAGAGCACGACCAAGCTTGGTGGAGTAAAATTAGAGATAACATGGATTTATATGCTCTAGCCCTAAGTGAGTTCAAAGAAGAAAATAGAGCGATTGCCGTTGCAAATACTTATGCACGTGCCTTGCCTGATACCGCACCTGATTTTTTTCATGCCAGTCTACCTGGTCAAGGATTCCCTTTTGATAACTTGCAAGAGTCAGCAATTTGGGCTGGTACGCCACTCTACGTTTTTAGTGTATCGAAAGACAAAGCTTGGTCATTAGTTTTAACACCCGATGGCTATTTTTGCTGGGTTAAAACTAATGATATAGCCTATGCTTCTCCTGAGTTTATTAAGCATTGGCAAACTGCTGCACAACGCCAGCTGATTGCGGTCACCCAAACAGAAACAAGCATTGTTGATGCGCAACAGCAATTCC
Above is a genomic segment from Legionella lytica containing:
- a CDS encoding L,D-transpeptidase family protein, whose product is MSYKYQISLVIFPILVSISTVSIAASAPCQMLSTSQQVKKILPRPSQIIVVKSLGGVNAKVTLCQRQGALWKPKFRTSFHAVIGKNGIALPGEKKEGDLKTPIGLYPIGEAFGTHPLALKMDYKYITKDDKFIDDIHHKDYNAWVLGPTDAKSYETMLTEPYTYGAIVNYNMNPTTAGAGSAIFIHLWRSPNTPTAGCVALDKKPLLMMLHWLDKKQHPYILVH
- a CDS encoding SH3 domain-containing C40 family peptidase, coding for MNYSMFSMRHLMKFILAPFLFFKFALSFAMEIPIYDFPLTAYSQNANDYLSPNDENYNKALLNSEYQNAQLKQFYAHYYSTETQGLSPWSQQMVMSTLPLVKKIESELLDDFNNQTKANEDKHYAENFKEHDQAWWSKIRDNMDLYALALSEFKEENRAIAVANTYARALPDTAPDFFHASLPGQGFPFDNLQESAIWAGTPLYVFSVSKDKAWSLVLTPDGYFCWVKTNDIAYASPEFIKHWQTAAQRQLIAVTQTETSIVDAQQQFQFTGYIGAIFPMLEQNSQQTTILIPVKNQQNQAIIKIGLINTNASSLMPLTATPKNLVKIINQLQNRPYGWGGAFFFNDCSQELKSIFTPFGIWLPRNSAQQARLSSTLDLSKNTVDERIRLLKEKGHPLMTIIYINGHVMLYLGTKDINENKATAITYQNVWGLSPESRDKRYVIGQSLFFPLLKQYPETPDAGSLASKAHFKLIYLDELNLKANSPQGFVSSFLKQRTVAN